One window from the genome of Nicotiana tomentosiformis chromosome 5, ASM39032v3, whole genome shotgun sequence encodes:
- the LOC104086227 gene encoding uncharacterized protein, whose amino-acid sequence MALTAGSSAYSLSRFYVQAADTKEIKVTTKKETWHGRRELLFSTVIAAVQVNDSKTELLKRYLKKSEENKAKNDKERLDSYYKRNYGDYFGFLEGDLKQRKEQLTESEQGILKWLESNK is encoded by the exons ATGGCCTTAACTGCTGGAAGTAGTGCTTATTCTCTATCAAGATTTTATGTGCAAGCAGCTGACACCAAAGAAATTAAAGTGACAACAAAAAAAGAGACATGGCATGGAAGAAGAGAGCTTCTATTTTCAACAGTTATTGCAGCTGTCCAAGTTAATGATTCTAAAACTGAGCTTCTCAAAA GATATCTCAAGAAGTCAGAAGAGAACAAAGCCAAGAATGATAAGGAG AGATTGGACAGTTACTATAAGCGCAACTATGGAGACTATTTTGGCTTTCTAGAAGGTGACCTGAAGCAAAGGAAAGAGCAACTCACTGAATCAGAGCAAGGCATTCTTAAGTGGCTTGAAAGCAACAAATGA
- the LOC138892025 gene encoding uncharacterized mitochondrial protein AtMg00810-like encodes MKDLGELKFFLDIEFARSDKGIVVSQRKYALELIAEMGLRGAKPAGAPLESSYQRLVGRLLYLTMTRVDIAFVVQVLSQFMHKPK; translated from the exons ATGAAGGACTTGGGAGAGCTTAAGTTCTTCCTTGACATAGAATTTGCCAGATCAGACAAAGGGATTGTCGTGAGCCAAAGAAAGTATGCTTTAGAACTAATTGCAGAAATGGGACTTAGAGGTGCTAAGCCTGCCGGTGCACCACTGGAAA GTTCATACCAAAGGCTTGTTGGCAGACTACTGTATTTGACAATGACTAGAGTTGATATTGCCTTTGTAGTGCAAGTGCTTAGTCAGTTTATGCACAAGCCCAAGTAG
- the LOC138892024 gene encoding uncharacterized protein: MAVEDSSSGLNAGIGLDTSSAPAADRVIPTVDQHHPLFLQPCDTQGSSLISIKLTGPENYALWSSSMQISLLGKSKLGFVDGRYPKSKFDPSLHDLWEKCNAIVLSWIMNYIASLSQGISYVSSYFSKLKELWAEFDALMPCPRCGCEESKKYAEHFESHRLLQFLMGLNESYAQSSNQIMIMSPTPTINKAYAMIISAESRRSLTTSTHTVDNQEKTLFSSGNNGAYNLCNIALFTSKGGSNSMNNFRTRKNTLYCDYCNFKGHTRETCYKLHGYPPDFKSKKKYNPAGNFAKDS; this comes from the exons ATGGCGGTAGAAGACAGTAGCTCTGGCTTGAATGCAGGCATTGGATTGGATACCAGCTCTGCACCAGCAGCTGATCGAGTCATTCCAACAGTGGATCAACATCATCCACTATTTCTACAACCTTGTGACACTCAAGGTAGCTCTTTAATCTCGATCAAACTCACTGGTCCCGAAAACTATGCTCTATGGAGCAGCTCTATGCAAATTAGTTTACTCGGAAAAAGTAAATTAGGATTTGTTGATGGTAGATATCCTAAGTCAAAATTTGATCCATCACTGCATGACTTATGGGAGAAATGCAATGCAATAGTACTCTCCTGGATAATGAATTAT ATAGCCAGTTTGTCTCAAGGAATCTCCTATGTGTCCAGCTATTTCTCAAAGTTGAAGGAGCTTTGGGCAGAATTTGATGCCTTAATGCCTTGTCCTAGGTGTGGTTGTGAGGAGTCGAAAAAATATGCTGAACACTTTGAATCTCATAGACTTTTGCAGTTTCTTATGGGACTAAATGAGTCATATGCCCAGTCCAGTAATCAGATTATGATAATGTCCCCCACTCCTACCATAAACAAAGCCTATGCTATGATTATCTCTGCGGAGAGTAGACGATCATTAACAACCTCTACACATACTGTTGACAATCAAGAGAAAACTTTGTTCAGTAGTGGCAACAATGGAGCTTACAACCTTTGCAACATAGCCTTGTTCACCAGTAAAGGAGGTTCTAACTCAATGAACAACTTTAGGACAAGAAAGAACACTTTGTACTGTGACTATTGTAATTTCAAAGGCCACACCAGAGAGACTTGCTACAAGCTACATGGTTATCCACCAGACTTCAAGTCAAAGAAGAAGTACAACCCTGCAGGGAACTTTGCAAAAGACAGTTAA
- the LOC104086231 gene encoding receptor-like protein EIX2: MWLKKHFLIFSTLFYHFSIVYGCYETERAALLSFKSVLTDPSNRLSSWQGENCCNWEGIKCSSSGHVVVVNLRNPNPDEVIINVNKEVVSNSNNTSNFALKGTISPLLFTLNHMQYLDLSFNNFMLSKLPPQISNLTKLTYLNLSNVMFQDSISTQFSNLTSLRSLDLSCANLVPDFSSFSVSLTFPLRLDFGSLLSFISYGRISSPNLRWLEGLRSLRYLVLTGVDLSKASESFHWAKPVSSLSYLMSLRLSNCNISGRIPTSQLLNLTNLSTLEMSSNALTSPIPDLLSNLTTLSTLDFSGNDLHGHIPYFPQLEGLSVASNPAMIINLVSMFSVPWSKLTFLDISFVRVAGPIPPPLSNSTSLTFFRADGCSIQGSIPSSVTDLKKLSVLMLNDNNITGQLPVSMSSLISLQYLSLFQNRLEGHIPISICRIPSLEYLNLEWNDLTGRLPLCILQLPKLSSLYIQRNRLNGNMQLSLFQKSRLEEISLGTSGLSLEIDDQHQLFVQTFQPKILEFTSCNMRGEIPEFFSNLSKLVVLNLVNNSLSGAIPYWLFNLPSLSILALSMNNFEGFIPPMIQLKSSRFPTIVNLARNNLQGPIPSQLVNVNVIDLTLNNFVGSIPTLIGEAPGIRSISLSGNKIHGPIPESFCREGNILQVLDLSNNSLSGTIRRNLGNCKSLIYLNLGQNKLTGSVPKELERVTSLRYLDLNGNEFDGSFPTMIENFQDLEILNLAGNRFKGRIPKFISDLHHLRILVLASNSFNESIPEGLMKLENLQYIGLSRNNLSGPIPENLDGLKAMTKRQNEATILGYVYSLKFTGAQLEIVTKGQTQWLESVYSYNTGFDVSSNALTGKIPEKIGLLSGLPFLNLSHNNLFGLIPKTIGAMSSLESLDLSYNHFTGEIPVTWTLLDFLQHLNISYNNLSGRIPSGPHFDTLYQDGTAYIGNKYLCDAPGGMNCSNNGPSITETVENKYDQENVPFVVVIFLGFVTGLSGVFLLLYLIDDNWRNMYWRAVDRIVLKIVNSES; this comes from the coding sequence ATGTGGTTAAAGAAACATTTTCTTAtattttctactttattttatcatttttcgaTCGTTTATGGCTGCTATGAAACTGAAAGAGCAGCTCTATTGAGCTTCAAATCAGTGTTGACTGATCCATCTAATCGATTATCTTCATGGCAAGGAGAAAACTGTTGCAATTGGGAAGGAATCAAATGCTCAAGTTCAGGACATGTTGTAGTTGTCAATCTCCGGAATCCTAATCCGGATGAAGTCATAATCAATGTCAATAAGGAAGTTGTTTCAAACTCTAACAATACATCTAATTTTGCCCTTAAAGGTACTATATCTCCATTGCTCTTCACTCTTAACCATATGCAATATCTTGACCTGAGTTTCAACAACTTCATGCTCTCTAAACTACCTCCTCAGATATCAAACTTAACAAAGTTGACTTATCTCAATCTCTCAAATGTCATGTTTCAAGATTCCATCTCCACACAATTTTCAAACCTTACATCTCTAAGGTCTCTTGATCTTTCATGTGCAAACTTAGTACctgatttttcttctttttctgttAGCTTGACATTTCCACTAAGGTTAGATTTTGGCTCACTGCTATCTTTTATTAGCTATGGTCGTATATCTAGTCCAAATCTAAGGTGGTTAGAAGGACTCCGAAGCCTCAGATATCTTGTATTGACAGGTGTTGATCTATCAAAGGCCTCCGAATCCTTTCATTGGGCTAAACCAGTATCAAGTCTTTCATATCTCATGTCACTTCGTTTATCCAATTGCAACATTTCAGGAAGAATTCCAACATCGCAGTTACTTAACCTAACTAATCTTTCTACTCTAGAAATGAGTTCTAACGCTCTAACATCCCCGATACCTGATCTGCTATCGAACCTCACAACCCTCTCAACTCTTGATTTTAGTGGCAATGATTTACATGGTCATATCCCTTACTTTCCTCAACTTGAAGGACTTTCTGTTGCTAGCAATCCTGCTATGATCATCAATCTTGTTTCAATGTTTTCAGTTCCATGGTCAAAGTTGACATTTCTTGACATAAGCTTCGTTCGGGTAGCTGGACCAATTCCTCCTCCTTTAAGCAACTCAACTTCATTAACCTTTTTCCGAGCTGATGGTTGCTCGATCCAAGGGTCGATACCTTCTTCTGTCACAGACCTTAAGAAATTAAGTGTACTGATGCTCAATGACAACAACATTACTGGCCAACTTCCTGTATCAATGTCCAGTTTAATAAGCCTGCAGTACTTATCTCTATTTCAGAACAGATTAGAAGGGCATATTCCCATTTCAATTTGTCGAATCCCCTCTCTCGAGTACCTGAATTTAGAATGGAACGATCTAACAGGACGTCTTCCCTTGTGCATACTTCAGCTTCCTAAGCTTTCATCACTTTATATTCAGAGGAATAGGCTGAATGGTAATATGCAATTGTCTTTATTCCAGAAGTCTAGATTGGAAGAAATAAGTTTAGGAACAAGTGGATTGTCATTGGAAATTGATGATCAACATCAACTCTTTGTGCAAACTTTCCAGCCCAAGATTTTGGAATTTACATCTTGCAACATGAGAGGAGAAATCccagaattcttttcaaattTGTCGAAACTCGTGGTTTTAAATTTGGTTAACAACAGTCTATCAGGAGCCATACCATACTGGTTGTTCAATCTCCCATCCCTCTCTATACTAGCTTTGTCTATGAATAACTTCGAGGGATTTATACCGCCAATGATTCAGCTGAAATCTTCTCGTTTCCCAACAATAGTAAATTTAGCTAGAAATAACCTTCAAGGTCCTATCCCTTCTCAGCTCGTGAATGTTAATGTCATCGATTTGACACTCAACAACTTTGTAGGCTCAATACCAACACTGATAGGAGAAGCTCCCGGTATCAGGTCCATATCCTTATCCGGAAACAAAATTCATGGTCCAATACCTGAATCATTTTGCCGAGAAGGTAATATTCTCCAGGTTCTTGATCTCTCCAATAATAGCTTGTCAGGTACCATTCGACGTAATTTGGGAAACTGCAAATCTCTCATTTACCTTAATCTTGGACAAAACAAGCTCACTGGAAGTGTTCCAAAAGAACTTGAACGCGTTACAAGCCTTCGTTATCTGGACCTGAATGGGAATGAGTTTGATGGATCTTTTCCAACAATGATTGAAAATTTTCAAGATTTGGAAATTCTGAACTTGGCAGGCAATAGATTTAAAGGAAGGATACCAAAGTTCATCAGCGACCTACACCACCTCCGCATCCTCGTGCTTGCATCAAACTCTTTCAATGAATCTATCCCAGAAGGGCTAATGAAGTTAGAAAATCTACAATATATTGGTTTGTCCAGGAACAATCTATCTGGCCCCATTCCTGAGAATCTTGATGGCTTGAAAGCGATGACGAAAAGACAAAATGAGGCGACCATCTTAGGTTATGTTTACTCCCTCAAGTTCACTGGTGCTCAGCTAGAAATTGTCACCAAAGGACAGACACAATGGCTCGAGTCAGTGTATTCCTACAACACTGGATTCGACGTCTCAAGCAACGCTCTCACTGGTAAAATCCCTGAGAAAATTGGACTTTTAAGTGGACTTCCATTCCTGAATCTCTCACATAATAATCTTTTCGGACTTATCCCAAAGACTATTGGTGCGATGAGTTCCCTCGAGTCGTTGGATCTCAGCTATAACCATTTCACAGGGGAAATTCCAGTGACATGGACACTGTTAGATTTTCTCCAGCATCTCAACATATCTTATAACAATTTGAGTGGAAGGATTCCAAGCGGTCCGCATTTTGACACACTGTATCAAGATGGAACAGCATATATTGGAAACAAATACTTATGTGATGCACCTGGTGGGATGAATTGCAGTAACAATGGTCCATCTATCACTGAAACTGTAGAGAACAAATATGATCAAGAAAATGTCCCTTTTGTTGTAGTTATATTCTTGGGCTTTGTAACAGGACTTTCTGGAGTATTTCTACTCTTATACTTGATAGATGACAATTGGAGGAACATGTACTGGAGGGCAGTAGACAGAATTGTGTTGAAAATAGTAAACAGTGAATCATGA
- the LOC104086228 gene encoding receptor-like protein EIX2 has protein sequence MWTLKTFLVFATLFNQFSIVYGCHETERAALLSFKSMLTDPSDRLSSWLGGNCCNWEGIKCSSSGHVVVVNLRNPNPDEFIINANKELFSDPNNTSNALNGTISPLLFTLNHMQYLDLSFNNFMLSKLPPEISNLTKLTYLNLSNVMFQDSISTQFSNLTSLRSLDLSCANLVIDLSSITISLTLPPKLDFGSMSSFISYGRLYSPNLRWLEGIRGLRYLVLTGVDLSKASESFHWAKPISDLSNLMSLQLSYCKISGRIPTGLLLNLTNLSTLEMSSNTLTSSIPDLLSNLTTLSTLDFSANDLHGHIPYLPQLEELYVAGNPAMIINLVSMFSVPWSKLTFLDISFTGVGGTIPPSLSNSTSLTFFRADGCSIQGSIPSSITNLKKLSVLMLNDNNITGQLPVTMSSLIGLQYLSLFQNRLQGQIPISICQIPSLEYLNLEWNELTGRFPSCILQLPKLSYLYIQMNKLNGNMPLSLFQNSRLDQISIGASGLSLEIDDQDQPFVQTFQPVILEFTSCNMRGEIPDFFSNLTNLTILNLANNSLSGAIPYWLFNLPSLSVLDLCMNNFEGVIPPTIQLKSSPFPTIVNLASNNLQGPIPSQLENVNVIDLTLNNFVGLIPTQIGEVPGIRSISLSGNKIHGPIPESFCQATNILQVLDLSNNSLSGTIQRNLGNCKSLIYLNLGQNKLTGSVPKELERVTSLRYLDLNGNEFEGSFPTVIENFQDLEILNLAGNKFEGRIPKFIGNLHHLRLLVLASNSFNESIPEGLVKLENLQYIGFSRNNLSGPIPENLDGLKTMMKRQNEATILGYVYSLKFTGAQLEIVTKGQTQWLESVYSYNTGFDVSSNTLTGKIPEKIGLLSGVPLLNLSHNNLTGVIPKTIGEMISLESLDLSSNQLTGEIPVTLTLLDFLQDLNLSYNNLSGRIPSGLHFDTLYQDGTAYIGNKYLCGAPGGMNCSNNGPSITETVDNKNDQENVLFVVVIFLGFVTGLSGVFLLLYLIDDNWRSMYWRAVDRIVLKIVNSES, from the coding sequence ATGTGGACCCTCAAAACTTTCCTTGTATTTGCTACTTTATTTAATCAATTTTCGATCGTTTATGGCTGCCATGAAACTGAAAGAGCAGCTCTACTGAGCTTCAAATCAATGCTGACTGATCCATCTGATCGGTTATCTTCTTGGCTAGGCGGAAACTGTTGCAATTGGGAAGGAATCAAATGTTCAAGTTCAGGACATGTTGTAGTTGTCAATCTCCGGAATCCTAATCCGGATGAATTCATAATCAATGCCAATAAGGAACTTTTTTCAGATCCTAACAACACATCAAATGCCCTCAATGGTACTATATCTCCATTGCTCTTCACTCTTAACCATATGCAATATCTTGACCTGAGTTTCAACAACTTCATGCTCTCTAAACTACCTCCTGAGATATCAAACTTAACAAAGTTGACTTATCTCAATCTCTCAAATGTCATGTTTCAAGATTCCATCTCCACACAATTTTCAAACCTTACATCTCTAAGGTCACTTGATCTTTCGTGTGCTAATTTAGTAATTGATTTATCTTCTATTACTATTAGCTTGACATTACCACCAAAGTTGGATTTTGGTTCAATGTCATCTTTTATCAGCTATGGTCGATTATATAGTCCAAATCTAAGGTGGTTAGAAGGAATCCGAGGCCTCAGATATCTTGTATTGACAGGTGTTGATCTATCAAAGGCCTCCGAATCATTTCATTGGGCTAAACCAATATCAGATCTTTCTAATCTCATGTCACTTCAATTGTCCTACTGCAAAATTTCAGGAAGAATTCCGACAGGGCTATTACTTAACCTCACTAATCTTTCTACTCTAGAAATGAGTTCTAACACTCTAACATCCTCGATACCTGATCTGCTATCGAACCTCACAACCCTCTCAACTCTTGATTTTAGTGCCAACGATTTACATGGTCATATCCCTTACCTTCCTCAACTTGAGGAACTTTATGTTGCTGGTAATCCTGCTATGATCATCAATCTTGTTTCAATGTTTTCAGTCCCATGGTCAAAGTTGACATTTCTTGACATAAGTTTCACAGGGGTAGGTGGAACGATTCCTCCTTCATTAAGCAACTCAACTTCATTAACCTTTTTCCGAGCTGATGGATGCTCGATCCAAGGGTCGATACCTTCTTCCATCACAAACCTCAAGAAATTAAGTGTACTGATGCTCAATGACAACAATATCACAGGCCAACTTCCTGTAACCATGTCCAGTTTAATAGGTCTTCAATACTTATCTCTGTTCCAGAATAGATTACAAGGGCAAATTCCAATTTCAATTTGTCAAATCCCCTCCCTTGAGTACCTGAATTTAGAATGGAATGAGCTAACAGGACGGTTTCCCTCGTGCATACTTCAGCTTCCTAAGCTTTCATATCTTTATATTCAGATGAATAAGCTGAATGGCAATATGCCGTTGTCTTTGTTCCAAAACTCTAGATTGGATCAAATTAGTATAGGTGCTAGTGGATTGTCATTGGAAATTGACGATCAAGATCAACCCTTTGTGCAAACTTTTCAGCCCGTGATTTTGGAATTTACATCTTGCAACATGAGAGGAGAAATCCCAGATTTCTTCTCAAATTTGACGAACCTCACAATCTTGAATTTGGCTAACAACAGTCTATCAGGAGCCATACCATACTGGTTGTTCAATCTCCCTTCCCTCTCTGTACTAGATTTATGTATGAATAACTTTGAGGGAGTTATACCTCCAACGATTCAGCTGAAATCTTCTCCTTTTCCAACAATAGTAAATTTGGCCAGTAACAACCTTCAAGGTCCAATCCCTTCTCAGCTCGAGAATGTCAATGTCATCGATTTGACACTCAACAACTTCGTAGGCTTAATACCGACACAGATAGGAGAAGTTCCCGGTATCAGGTCCATATCCTTATCCGGAAACAAAATTCATGGTCCAATACCTGAATCATTTTGCCAAGCAACTAATATTCTCCAAGTTCTTGATCTCTCCAATAATAGCTTGTCAGGCACCATTCAACGTAATCTTGGAAACTGCAAGTCTCTCATTTACCTTAATCTTGGACAAAATAAGCTTACTGGAAGTGTTCCAAAAGAACTTGAACGCGTTACAAGCCTTCGTTATTTGGACCTGAACGGGAATGAGTTTGAAGGATCTTTTCCAACAGTGATTGAAAACTTTCAAGATTTGGAGATTCTGAACTTGGCAGGCAATAAATTTGAAGGAAGGATACCAAAGTTCATCGGCAACCTACACCACCTCCGTCTCCTCGTGCTTGCATCAAACTCTTTCAATGAATCTATCCCAGAAGGGCTAGTGAAATTAGAAAATCTACAATATATTGGTTTTTCAAGGAACAATCTATCTGGCCCCATTCCTGAGAATCTTGATGGCTTGAAAACGATGATGAAAAGACAAAATGAGGCAACCATCTTAGGTTATGTTTACTCCCTCAAGTTCACTGGTGCTCAGCTAGAAATAGTCACCAAAGGACAGACACAATGGCTTGAGTCAGTGTATTCCTACAACACTGGATTCGATGTCTCGAGCAACACTCTAACTGGTAAAATCCCTGAGAAAATTGGCCTTTTAAGTGGAGTTCCATTGCTGAATCTCTCACATAATAATCTCACTGGGGTGATCCCAAAGACTATTGGTGAGATGATTTCCCTCGAGTCGTTGGATCTCAGCTCTAACCAATTAACAGGAGAAATTCCAGTGACATTAacactgttagatttccttcagGATCTCAACTTGTCTTATAACAATTTGAGTGGAAGGATTCCAAGCGGTCTGCATTTTGACACACTGTATCAAGATGGAACAGCATATATTGGAAACAAATACTTATGTGGTGCACCTGGTGGGATGAATTGCAGTAACAATGGTCCATCTATCACTGAAACTGTAGATAACAAAAATGATCAAGAAAATGTCCTTTTTGTTGTAGTTATATTCTTGGGCTTTGTAACAGGACTTTCTGGAGTATTTCTACTCTTATACTTGATAGATGACAATTGGAGGAGCATGTACTGGAGGGCAGTAGACAGAATTGTGTTGAAAATAGTAAACAGTGAATCATGA